From a single Candidatus Izimaplasma bacterium HR1 genomic region:
- the ytrE_1 gene encoding ABC transporter ATP-binding protein YtrE, translated as MIRLKNLNKYFNKGKVNQNHVARDINLEFADNGLVVLLGTSGSGKTTLLNVLSGMDKFDSGILEFNGEVFTKYKSSTWDKLRKEKIGYIYQNYHLLKNITVYENIEMSLKMFGVKDDEEIAKRVNYLLKAVGLENYGDRLSKQLSGGQQQRVAFARALSKNPEIILADEPTGNVDSKTTIELMHILKSISKTKLVIMVTHEQALAHYYADRIIEIENGAIIKDFLNDQTQDLLLSQEQIIYLKDYEEKVIKNDNVKLTHYVEEVLEKPDKLDIDLIERNDTLYVRIDAKKARNIIYIDKDSEIELLDESRKDFNLKEQKKFVLDPIKREGDKKIKSTITIKDSLMYALRKIDVLNYGGKMLYLVLALVGVITSLSVGLLGEAFNFEETYAQASRNYILLETGNASYEDLIALEDLEGVEHVMFITKEEKFRIESNKYYEVSNGITFEAVPVILELLDESTLIKGRVPDEGEFGIVIDKSIADELIRKNSERGIETYDDILNCNFKIQTSGSDYNYEGTSKLLFPITGIAEDNSKTIWMEEQLIYTIVTTNLIDYEILGDGFVINEGVLPEYSSYIMINSHSQFLADGDVPSKIGIATGEYEISGIYDYIVDGVEYNLSNAVVTTDELIKQEYYISKYRYGSTLDVFVYSNDVENTMLTLNGLGYDATNIYLELDEINMEIKLQDRANILFLSITAIVVSSLSIFFIMRSSLLSRVYEVSVYRSLGASKWEIRKMFFVEIMLVTTLSTILGYILMCLILAQAEAASGGYVNLFKFTFLSVGIGLVGLYVVNIVFGLIPINFLLRKTPSDIMKKHDL; from the coding sequence ATGATCCGATTGAAAAATTTGAATAAATACTTTAATAAAGGCAAAGTGAATCAAAACCATGTTGCCAGGGATATAAATTTAGAATTTGCGGATAATGGACTTGTAGTATTACTTGGTACTAGTGGGAGTGGGAAAACGACACTTCTAAATGTTCTAAGTGGTATGGATAAATTTGATTCAGGTATTCTAGAATTTAATGGCGAAGTATTTACTAAATATAAAAGCAGTACATGGGATAAACTTAGAAAAGAAAAAATTGGATATATTTATCAAAATTATCACTTATTAAAAAACATCACAGTATATGAAAATATCGAAATGTCTTTGAAGATGTTTGGTGTTAAGGATGATGAAGAGATAGCTAAACGAGTTAATTATCTGTTAAAAGCTGTTGGGTTGGAAAATTATGGTGATCGACTAAGTAAACAACTTAGTGGAGGACAACAACAACGTGTAGCATTTGCTAGAGCATTATCAAAAAATCCAGAAATCATTCTAGCTGATGAACCAACAGGGAATGTTGACAGTAAAACAACAATTGAATTAATGCATATCCTGAAATCAATTTCTAAAACAAAGCTAGTAATTATGGTTACACATGAGCAAGCATTAGCTCATTATTATGCTGATAGAATCATTGAGATAGAAAATGGTGCGATTATTAAAGACTTTTTAAATGATCAAACTCAAGACTTATTGTTATCACAGGAACAGATAATTTATCTTAAGGATTATGAAGAGAAAGTTATAAAAAATGATAACGTTAAACTTACTCACTATGTTGAGGAAGTATTAGAAAAACCTGATAAATTAGATATTGATTTGATTGAAAGAAACGACACTCTATATGTCAGAATAGATGCAAAGAAAGCAAGAAACATAATTTATATAGACAAAGATAGTGAAATAGAGTTATTAGATGAATCTAGAAAAGATTTTAATCTGAAAGAGCAAAAGAAATTCGTGTTAGACCCTATCAAACGAGAAGGGGATAAAAAAATTAAGAGCACAATAACCATTAAAGATTCACTGATGTACGCTCTGAGAAAAATTGATGTTTTAAACTATGGTGGAAAAATGTTATATCTAGTTTTAGCTCTTGTTGGAGTCATTACTAGTCTTAGTGTTGGACTACTCGGTGAAGCATTTAACTTTGAAGAAACCTATGCTCAAGCTAGTAGAAACTATATCTTACTAGAGACTGGAAATGCTTCATATGAAGATTTAATTGCTTTAGAAGATTTAGAAGGTGTTGAACATGTTATGTTCATTACTAAAGAAGAGAAATTCCGCATCGAATCAAATAAGTATTATGAAGTTTCAAATGGAATAACTTTTGAAGCAGTACCTGTTATTTTAGAGTTATTAGACGAATCAACTTTAATTAAAGGACGTGTTCCTGATGAGGGTGAATTTGGAATTGTAATTGATAAATCAATTGCGGATGAATTAATTAGAAAAAACAGTGAACGTGGTATCGAGACATATGATGATATATTAAACTGTAACTTTAAAATTCAGACAAGCGGTTCAGATTATAATTACGAAGGAACTAGTAAGTTATTGTTCCCTATTACAGGAATAGCAGAAGATAACTCGAAAACTATTTGGATGGAAGAACAATTAATCTATACCATAGTAACTACGAATTTAATCGATTATGAAATTCTTGGCGATGGATTTGTAATAAACGAAGGAGTACTCCCTGAATATAGTAGTTATATTATGATAAACTCTCATAGCCAATTCTTAGCTGATGGAGATGTACCTTCAAAAATCGGTATAGCAACTGGAGAATATGAGATTAGTGGTATCTACGACTACATTGTGGATGGTGTTGAATATAATTTAAGCAACGCAGTTGTAACCACTGATGAGTTGATTAAACAGGAATACTATATATCAAAATATCGTTATGGTTCTACATTAGATGTATTTGTCTATTCTAATGATGTTGAGAACACAATGTTAACACTTAATGGATTAGGATATGATGCGACCAATATATACTTAGAATTAGATGAGATAAATATGGAGATTAAACTTCAAGATAGAGCAAATATTTTATTCTTAAGTATTACGGCTATTGTCGTAAGTTCATTATCAATATTCTTTATCATGAGGAGCAGTTTGCTCTCAAGGGTATATGAAGTTAGTGTTTATCGTAGTTTAGGAGCGTCTAAATGGGAAATAAGAAAGATGTTCTTTGTTGAGATAATGCTTGTTACAACACTTAGTACAATCCTTGGGTATATATTGATGTGTTTAATATTAGCTCAAGCAGAAGCTGCAAGTGGAGGTTATGTGAATCTCTTTAAATTTACATTCCTATCAGTAGGGATTGGATTAGTAGGACTTTATGTTGTTAATATAGTCTTTGGGCTTATCCCAATTAACTTCTTACTAAGAAAAACACCTTCTGACATAATGAAAAAGCATGATTTATAA
- the macB_1 gene encoding Macrolide export ATP-binding/permease protein MacB, with translation MLRLENVSKYYYSGYNIVLALRKINLEFKIGEFVAITGESGSGKSTLLNILSGLDTYEDGKVFINEKDISHYSVDELENYRRDYIGFVFQDYNIIDSYTVYQNVEMALTVQGYAKEERQRKALELIDKVGLTKLKNQRAIKLSGGEKQRMVIARTLAKDCQVLVCDEPTGNLDVASSKQVLDLLHEISKDKLVIVVTHDFDAIKQYATRKIRLYDGEVIEDDIYHDAITTTDDIPSKSYYTRFIDMIGISNRNVFSVPKKSMFTMLVLSFLIIFTLYSYGNGIIELNKPYTDSTRYFENTDQSRLIVSKYDNTQFTDDELNEILEINDVRDIVSNDVVLDTILLTTIYNPAYGSDDFFYYKILPSSSLNKLDVLEGELPVKANEVVIGANGVYEVGDWIGFSDSYRLMEHDGVDTSQFMVKIVGLTEERLSYDNPLHSVYFTTEGLEEISPYSVFEHSQISLEVTGTTLYFTPEERWITDGSEESRTDTFTIVNNLMIDDSLEDDVILSFNMMFFDICRDFGYKKELSDDMDAGLCDASDFIDSHDFRFRSITTFESTDLFTDITILTENQANPLAYSLYMNTATFNKHFGETNYQITAVVYDGFNGKVVVEELREMGYKAYYPSRIIEEEDYLAIVINNVRVMFLILVMVAMIFFVGYFVLRNIVMSKQKDYLIYRSLGTSKRIIQTMIYLETVILTIFTSIIVIGLLVLLEQFKTPIPNILRFFSWVDYTVIFGGIFLILGLMIRNFSTRIFNVSVISSLKGVES, from the coding sequence TAAGTGGTTTAGATACCTATGAAGATGGGAAAGTTTTTATTAATGAAAAAGATATTTCTCACTATTCAGTTGATGAACTAGAGAATTACCGAAGAGATTATATCGGTTTTGTATTTCAAGATTACAATATTATTGATAGCTATACAGTATATCAAAATGTTGAAATGGCATTAACTGTTCAAGGTTATGCAAAAGAAGAAAGGCAGAGAAAAGCTCTAGAGTTGATTGATAAAGTAGGACTTACAAAATTGAAAAACCAAAGAGCAATTAAACTTTCTGGTGGAGAGAAACAAAGAATGGTAATCGCAAGAACTTTGGCAAAAGATTGTCAAGTTTTAGTATGTGATGAGCCAACAGGAAACTTAGATGTCGCTTCTAGTAAACAAGTTCTTGATTTACTTCATGAGATTTCTAAAGATAAATTAGTTATTGTTGTTACACACGATTTTGATGCGATAAAACAATATGCAACTCGTAAAATCAGACTTTATGACGGAGAAGTAATCGAAGATGATATTTATCATGATGCAATTACTACTACTGATGATATTCCTAGTAAATCATATTATACTAGATTCATTGATATGATTGGAATTTCTAATAGGAATGTATTTAGTGTTCCTAAAAAGTCGATGTTTACAATGCTTGTTTTGTCGTTTTTAATTATTTTTACTTTATACTCGTATGGTAATGGAATAATTGAATTGAACAAACCCTATACTGATAGTACTAGATATTTTGAGAATACAGATCAAAGTAGATTGATTGTTTCAAAATATGATAATACACAGTTTACAGATGACGAGTTAAATGAAATTCTTGAAATTAATGATGTTCGGGACATTGTTTCTAATGATGTTGTGTTAGATACGATATTGCTGACAACCATTTATAATCCGGCATATGGAAGCGATGATTTCTTTTATTATAAAATATTACCTTCTTCTTCATTGAATAAGTTAGATGTCTTAGAAGGAGAATTGCCTGTTAAAGCCAACGAAGTTGTTATAGGAGCTAATGGTGTCTATGAGGTTGGAGATTGGATAGGATTTTCTGATTCATATAGATTAATGGAACATGACGGAGTTGATACTTCACAATTTATGGTTAAAATTGTTGGGTTAACAGAAGAAAGACTAAGCTATGATAACCCATTGCATTCTGTCTATTTTACTACAGAAGGATTAGAAGAGATAAGTCCGTATAGTGTCTTTGAACATTCTCAAATATCTTTAGAAGTAACTGGGACTACTCTATATTTTACTCCCGAAGAAAGATGGATAACTGATGGTTCAGAAGAAAGTAGAACGGACACTTTTACAATTGTAAACAATTTAATGATTGATGACAGTCTAGAAGATGATGTTATTTTATCTTTTAATATGATGTTTTTTGATATTTGTCGTGATTTTGGATATAAAAAAGAATTATCAGATGATATGGATGCTGGGCTTTGTGATGCTAGTGACTTTATTGATTCACATGATTTTAGGTTCAGATCAATTACTACATTTGAAAGTACTGATTTATTTACAGATATCACAATTTTAACTGAAAACCAAGCAAATCCTTTGGCCTACTCTTTATATATGAATACGGCGACATTCAATAAGCATTTTGGTGAAACTAATTACCAAATCACTGCTGTTGTTTATGACGGATTTAATGGAAAAGTTGTAGTTGAAGAACTTAGAGAAATGGGCTATAAAGCCTATTATCCTAGTCGCATAATAGAAGAAGAGGATTATTTAGCAATTGTAATTAATAATGTTAGAGTAATGTTTTTAATACTTGTTATGGTAGCAATGATTTTCTTTGTTGGTTACTTTGTACTTAGAAATATAGTTATGAGTAAACAAAAAGATTATCTAATATATCGTTCACTAGGTACCTCTAAAAGAATCATTCAAACAATGATTTACCTTGAGACAGTAATTTTGACGATTTTCACATCAATCATCGTTATTGGACTATTAGTTCTTTTAGAACAGTTTAAAACACCGATTCCCAATATACTAAGATTCTTCTCTTGGGTAGATTACACTGTAATCTTCGGAGGTATATTCCTTATATTAGGATTAATGATAAGAAACTTCTCAACACGTATATTTAACGTAAGTGTCATTTCCTCATTGAAGGGGGTAGAATCATGA